Proteins found in one Paenibacillus borealis genomic segment:
- a CDS encoding alcohol dehydrogenase catalytic domain-containing protein has translation MKANIMYAAGDVRVEELPLPELQQPTDAIIKVVAACICGSDLHPYHSMHAHEHGEGDAMGHEVIGRIQKMGSKVSGFKQGDLVIVPFAVGDNTCPFCQEGLMTSCVHGSFMTGCQAEYVRVPQAQGSMFKLPDDIGDDSPLLPSLLTLSDVYGTGYHAAVMGRVNENTTVTVIGDGAVGLLAVLSAKKLGAKQIILMGRHKVRTDLGIAFGATDVVPERGEEGIARVHALTNGEGTHVVLECVGLMPAYEMSIGAVRAGGVISRVGVPQYEEAPVGFASLFGRNITLTGGPAPTRAYMEELLPDILDGTLEPGRVFDVTVDLDGVPEGYRAMDNREALKVLIRP, from the coding sequence CTGCCGGTGATGTACGCGTAGAAGAGCTACCCCTCCCGGAATTGCAACAACCGACGGATGCAATTATCAAGGTAGTGGCTGCCTGTATTTGCGGTAGCGATCTGCATCCTTATCACAGCATGCATGCCCATGAGCATGGCGAAGGTGATGCCATGGGACATGAAGTGATTGGACGGATTCAGAAAATGGGTTCAAAGGTTTCCGGATTCAAACAAGGTGATTTGGTGATTGTGCCATTTGCCGTCGGAGATAACACCTGTCCCTTCTGTCAGGAAGGATTGATGACCTCCTGTGTGCATGGAAGCTTCATGACCGGCTGCCAGGCAGAGTATGTCCGGGTACCGCAAGCACAGGGAAGCATGTTCAAGCTGCCGGATGACATTGGTGATGACTCTCCTTTGTTGCCGTCTCTGCTTACATTGTCTGACGTTTATGGTACCGGCTATCATGCGGCGGTGATGGGGCGCGTGAATGAGAACACAACCGTAACCGTAATCGGCGATGGTGCTGTGGGTCTGCTGGCTGTTCTGTCGGCGAAGAAGCTGGGAGCTAAGCAGATCATCCTGATGGGCCGCCATAAAGTGCGGACGGATCTCGGGATTGCGTTCGGCGCTACAGATGTTGTCCCTGAACGCGGCGAAGAAGGCATAGCACGAGTACACGCGCTGACGAACGGGGAAGGAACACATGTTGTTCTGGAATGTGTCGGGCTGATGCCTGCTTACGAGATGAGTATAGGAGCAGTCCGGGCCGGAGGCGTCATTAGCCGTGTAGGTGTTCCGCAGTATGAGGAGGCTCCTGTCGGTTTCGCCAGTCTGTTCGGACGTAATATTACCCTTACCGGTGGGCCGGCACCGACGCGCGCATACATGGAAGAATTATTACCTGACATTCTTGACGGTACCCTTGAACCTGGACGTGTTTTTGATGTCACCGTTGATCTGGATGGCGTTCCGGAAGGTTACCGCGCAATGGACAACAGGGAAGCCTTGAAAGTACTGATCAGACCTTAA
- a CDS encoding lysozyme inhibitor LprI family protein produces the protein MKKAIMTTLLISSLLIGGCGNNEAGNGNAAAPGPTGAETSAAPETTPAATAVATVQPTAETTAPAAPSPETTAEATPEPEASMRQAYFDKLDKIEEGLSDLKAISDKGTTLAMSAAAVQENERWDKALNEIYQVLKQQLPEAEMAKLKEEQRNWITLRDETAAKEAAKYEGGTAEGLEYAITLAGVTRDRCYKLVELYME, from the coding sequence ATGAAAAAAGCGATTATGACGACACTATTGATCTCCAGTCTGCTGATAGGCGGCTGCGGCAATAATGAGGCCGGCAACGGGAATGCGGCTGCCCCAGGGCCGACCGGTGCAGAAACTTCTGCAGCACCGGAGACAACACCAGCGGCGACAGCGGTTGCCACAGTGCAGCCCACTGCCGAAACAACGGCGCCGGCAGCTCCCTCGCCGGAGACAACGGCTGAAGCTACCCCGGAACCGGAAGCGTCCATGCGTCAGGCCTATTTTGACAAACTGGATAAGATTGAAGAGGGTTTGTCAGACCTGAAGGCTATATCGGATAAAGGCACAACGCTTGCAATGTCAGCAGCGGCCGTTCAGGAGAACGAACGGTGGGACAAAGCGCTGAATGAGATCTACCAGGTGCTCAAACAGCAGCTCCCCGAAGCAGAAATGGCTAAGCTGAAAGAGGAGCAGCGGAACTGGATTACACTCCGCGATGAGACGGCGGCCAAGGAGGCAGCCAAATACGAAGGCGGGACAGCGGAGGGACTGGAGTATGCCATCACGCTGGCCGGTGTTACCCGTGACCGCTGTTATAAGCTGGTTGAGTTGTATATGGAATGA
- a CDS encoding GDSL-type esterase/lipase family protein: MRRKMAFFKKSMFAFLLSLMLVIPLAIPPSPVHAESTGSLPARQAEYLNRGLVAVLVDNGVYLSWRYLNTDSNDIAFNVYKNGYKVNSAPISDSTNYVDATGADSSQYQISTVIAGKEEMQAETVSVLHNGYLPIPLDKPADGRTKDGGTYSYYAGDASVGDLDGDGDYEIVFLWSPSNSKDNSQAGYTGNVYIDAIEMDGTKLWRIDLGVNIRAGAHYTQLMVYDLDGNGKAEVVVKTADGTKDGQGTVIGDGTKDYRNESGYILSGAEYLTLFDGQTGAAVSTVNYDPPRGDVSAWGDGYGNRVDRFLAGIAYLDGVKPSVVMARGYYTRTTLTAYDYVGGQLVKRWNFDTNEAGSQYEGQGNHNLSVLDVDSDGKDEIMYGSLAIDDDGTLIYSTGLGHGDAMHAGKLDPNREGYQIVSVHEHTNAEYGLEMRDAGTGEIIWGQYTGKDTGRGMSADIDPNYPGYESWASTIVDGQMDPLSRGYSADGEVIYEQNEVPRSANFAVWWDGDLQRELFDHEWNNTTAKGIPLVYKWDYENKQLKEIFRATGTLTNNHTKGNPALQADILGDWREELLLRSEDSSEYRLYTTTIPTSYKIPALMQDPVYRLGIAWQNVAYNQPPHTGFYLGTEATEFPKANVTLTGAQETTEQVHHFAFGTDPAAGTTAIQDTLYTQATGYGFESTSGITMDANHVSLPDNAKFAVDLPNANYKVTLKLGADARDSNMGVKSEFVQKLAVTGISAGAPLVYSYDVALVDGQLEFNFSGTAIDVQEIIIGKYPEKTPGTAKTIYMAGDSTMQSYSSAQAPQEGWGQQFGRYFANGVVVQNDSIGGRSSKSFMVDGRLDTILQRIKPGDYFFISFGHNDASIGIPDRYASPADYKTYLTRYVNGAKQRGATPVLLTPVGRRDFNTVTQEFNVSFPEYVKAAKEVAAELNVPLIDLSQLSIADYNRVGLAATEKIFLYANPGEYPKYPNGVGDNTHFSSYGAQVIAGLVAGAVKEMGLTISPLVIDPDISEPEPEPEAQVYEENFEGDPAAAQYSMVNATGIAGTMTGTVTEQSGNKVMSVTGSGSGNRAKVFRLFDAVNGDIVNVNFNWHSGNVGATPSEGHLTLQDSNENTIFTLLTKTGTASPNTKIHYFVGPYTPDYGTGTTAVPEGGIATDILKNQWVNANVKINFAEKKIDLTLTSLADPSITQTIKDIPMSSGVYANNVRGFRFLGTRKGGGGTLSWTTQIDNVKLEGTKLPPVAGDQTALIALHHEVKALDLSAYSDASIAVLNKALTSVEAVMATAAATQAQVDHAVNVLTVARDSLTREPAGDISEYKFDFGSGTAAQGYTKVDSKRAYIEGNGYGFTDTTLVEDENRETGNALTEDFIRMNGSSLLVEMKPANYRVTMTIGDALEATNAAVVVEQMTKVPVTTVAKGQFTEVSYDIALIDGVFDFTFSGNTPKINALKIERLPEIGVADQPTLYLASDSTVANYAESYRPQAGWGETLGGYFDLDQIRIDNRAVSGLSSKTFLVGGYLNDILLGIHEGDYLFMQWSHNDSTPSRPERYLTPEQFKVYLKDYINGTVQRGAIPVLVTPVNRRDFTGEVLNKSFPEYVQAMKETAQETGALLIDLNQVSWEYFQELGPEGTKSIFMWVGTTEDNTHLQMNGAVKVSGMVAKLVQKLNIPLSALVTIEGEPSDETAPHTSAAVEGSSQNGWYTSAVEVTFTATDEDSGVDATYYQVDSGEIQTGTKLTLSDEGKHTVTYWSVDLDGNKETEQTLKVPVDLAPPAIEIQGQPEYTIDQQIEITYTAFDTVSGVAEPSGVLLNAPAYTLEPGLHEVTATVSDLAGRETSVDFSFGVTATFASLAELTRAFAAESEDPGAGALAEQLGGKLQQAEQAAGAHEGAKARQLLAAYGNDVNAGRNTVFTAEQADVLSTWAAWISQGTPLANSAPGTPVLSDNNGHDTGLRDGDYTITMNLWWGNNGTKFKLYENGELIKEVSLADQSPSAQSVQIDIAGKRNGTYIYTGELTNSLGTTKSTPLSVTVTDASPGQAVLSNDNWDGDGSYNVSMNLWWGTNATGYELYENGVLVDSQALQAHTPGAQSAVTAISGKTPGTYEYEVVLRNPAGETRTPKMIVTVRK, encoded by the coding sequence ATGCGCAGAAAAATGGCTTTCTTCAAAAAATCAATGTTCGCATTCTTATTATCATTAATGCTGGTTATCCCGCTTGCCATTCCGCCATCCCCGGTACATGCTGAATCAACCGGCAGTCTTCCGGCCCGTCAGGCAGAGTATCTGAACCGCGGATTAGTTGCGGTCCTCGTTGATAATGGTGTTTATTTGAGCTGGCGGTACTTGAACACGGATTCAAATGATATCGCTTTCAACGTATACAAGAATGGCTATAAGGTTAATTCGGCCCCAATCAGCGACTCCACCAATTATGTGGATGCGACAGGTGCAGACAGTTCCCAGTATCAGATATCTACCGTAATAGCCGGTAAGGAAGAAATGCAGGCGGAGACAGTATCGGTGCTGCATAACGGGTATTTGCCCATCCCGCTCGATAAGCCGGCTGACGGCCGGACCAAAGACGGAGGCACATACTCCTATTATGCAGGAGATGCTTCTGTAGGAGATTTGGATGGCGACGGCGATTATGAAATCGTTTTCTTATGGAGTCCGAGTAATTCCAAGGACAATTCGCAAGCCGGTTATACCGGCAACGTCTATATCGATGCCATTGAAATGGACGGTACGAAGTTATGGCGAATCGACTTGGGTGTCAACATCCGCGCCGGAGCCCATTATACACAACTGATGGTGTACGATCTGGACGGCAACGGCAAAGCTGAAGTTGTTGTCAAAACAGCAGACGGCACGAAGGACGGCCAAGGCACAGTCATCGGCGACGGCACGAAGGATTACCGCAATGAGAGCGGATACATCCTCTCTGGAGCAGAATATCTGACGCTATTTGACGGTCAGACCGGAGCAGCAGTATCCACCGTGAATTACGACCCTCCAAGAGGGGATGTGAGCGCCTGGGGGGATGGATACGGCAACCGTGTAGACCGATTCCTGGCGGGGATTGCCTATCTGGATGGCGTGAAGCCAAGCGTAGTGATGGCCCGCGGCTACTACACACGAACGACGCTCACAGCTTACGACTATGTTGGCGGTCAACTGGTGAAGCGCTGGAACTTCGATACCAATGAAGCCGGATCACAATATGAAGGACAAGGAAATCACAATCTAAGCGTGCTTGATGTTGACAGTGACGGTAAAGACGAAATCATGTATGGGTCCCTTGCGATTGACGATGATGGAACCCTGATCTATAGCACCGGACTCGGCCATGGAGATGCCATGCATGCCGGCAAGCTTGATCCTAACCGGGAAGGTTACCAGATCGTCAGCGTGCATGAACACACGAATGCCGAATACGGGCTGGAGATGCGCGATGCCGGAACGGGAGAGATTATCTGGGGCCAGTATACCGGCAAGGATACCGGACGCGGTATGTCAGCGGATATTGATCCGAACTATCCGGGATATGAATCCTGGGCATCTACGATTGTCGATGGTCAGATGGACCCTTTATCCCGCGGATACTCGGCTGACGGAGAAGTCATTTATGAACAGAATGAAGTGCCGCGAAGCGCCAACTTTGCGGTCTGGTGGGACGGCGATCTTCAGCGGGAGCTGTTCGACCACGAATGGAATAACACTACAGCGAAAGGCATTCCGCTCGTTTATAAGTGGGATTATGAGAATAAGCAGCTGAAGGAGATTTTCCGGGCAACCGGCACTTTGACTAATAACCACACCAAAGGCAATCCTGCCCTTCAGGCGGATATCCTGGGCGACTGGCGCGAGGAGCTGCTGCTGCGCAGCGAAGACAGCTCGGAGTACAGACTCTATACAACAACTATTCCTACAAGCTACAAGATTCCCGCGCTGATGCAGGATCCGGTATACCGTTTGGGTATAGCCTGGCAGAATGTCGCCTACAACCAGCCGCCGCACACCGGATTCTATCTCGGGACGGAAGCAACGGAATTCCCTAAGGCGAACGTAACTCTTACAGGAGCACAAGAAACAACTGAGCAGGTCCATCACTTTGCTTTCGGTACGGACCCGGCAGCCGGAACAACAGCTATTCAGGATACACTATATACACAAGCAACCGGGTACGGTTTTGAGAGTACAAGCGGAATTACAATGGACGCAAATCATGTTTCGCTTCCGGACAATGCGAAATTTGCAGTTGACCTGCCCAATGCCAATTACAAGGTAACGCTCAAGCTTGGTGCTGATGCCCGGGACAGCAATATGGGTGTCAAATCTGAATTTGTCCAAAAGCTGGCTGTAACGGGCATTAGCGCAGGTGCGCCGCTGGTTTATTCCTACGACGTGGCGCTGGTCGACGGTCAGCTGGAGTTCAACTTCTCCGGCACGGCCATTGATGTGCAGGAAATTATCATCGGGAAGTACCCGGAGAAGACGCCGGGAACTGCGAAGACAATCTATATGGCCGGTGATTCCACCATGCAGTCTTATAGCAGTGCGCAGGCTCCGCAGGAAGGTTGGGGCCAGCAATTCGGACGATATTTCGCGAATGGCGTGGTGGTCCAGAACGATTCGATCGGCGGCAGAAGCAGCAAATCGTTCATGGTTGACGGCCGTCTGGATACGATATTGCAGCGGATCAAACCGGGGGATTACTTCTTCATCTCCTTCGGCCATAACGATGCCAGTATAGGAATTCCGGACCGTTATGCATCTCCTGCAGATTATAAAACCTATCTGACCCGTTATGTGAACGGAGCCAAGCAGCGCGGTGCAACACCTGTACTGCTTACGCCGGTAGGGCGCAGAGACTTTAACACGGTTACTCAGGAATTTAACGTAAGCTTCCCCGAATACGTAAAGGCAGCCAAGGAAGTGGCGGCAGAGCTGAACGTGCCGCTGATCGATTTAAGCCAGTTAAGCATTGCGGATTACAATCGTGTCGGTCTGGCGGCAACGGAGAAAATCTTCCTGTACGCTAATCCCGGTGAATATCCGAAGTACCCGAACGGCGTCGGCGATAATACGCATTTCAGCAGCTACGGTGCGCAGGTTATTGCCGGTCTGGTAGCAGGAGCGGTGAAAGAGATGGGATTAACCATATCACCGTTAGTGATCGATCCGGATATTTCAGAACCGGAGCCAGAGCCGGAAGCTCAGGTGTATGAAGAGAATTTCGAGGGAGATCCGGCTGCCGCACAATATTCGATGGTGAACGCCACGGGTATAGCCGGGACAATGACGGGCACAGTCACCGAGCAAAGCGGAAACAAGGTGATGTCAGTTACCGGTTCCGGCTCCGGGAATCGCGCGAAAGTGTTCCGGTTGTTCGATGCGGTGAACGGCGACATCGTCAATGTCAATTTCAACTGGCATTCCGGTAATGTAGGCGCAACCCCGTCAGAAGGACATCTGACCCTGCAGGATTCGAATGAGAATACCATTTTCACGCTATTAACAAAGACGGGAACCGCTAGTCCCAACACGAAAATCCATTATTTTGTAGGCCCGTATACACCTGACTATGGAACCGGCACCACAGCTGTTCCGGAAGGCGGAATAGCTACGGACATCCTGAAGAACCAGTGGGTCAATGCCAATGTGAAGATTAACTTCGCTGAGAAGAAGATTGATTTGACGCTGACGAGTCTGGCTGACCCAAGTATCACCCAGACGATCAAGGATATTCCGATGAGCTCCGGCGTTTATGCCAATAACGTAAGGGGATTCCGGTTCCTGGGAACGAGAAAGGGAGGAGGCGGCACCCTGAGCTGGACCACCCAGATCGACAATGTGAAGCTCGAAGGCACGAAGCTTCCACCGGTTGCAGGCGATCAGACAGCATTAATTGCGCTGCATCATGAAGTGAAAGCCTTGGATCTGTCAGCCTATTCGGATGCATCCATAGCCGTACTGAATAAAGCTTTGACGTCTGTGGAGGCGGTTATGGCTACAGCTGCTGCTACACAAGCCCAAGTCGACCATGCAGTTAATGTGCTGACGGTCGCGAGGGATTCGCTGACCCGCGAACCGGCAGGTGACATCAGCGAGTACAAATTTGATTTCGGCTCCGGCACCGCTGCTCAAGGATACACCAAAGTAGATTCCAAGAGAGCATATATCGAAGGGAATGGCTATGGCTTTACGGACACCACGCTGGTAGAGGATGAGAACCGTGAAACCGGAAATGCGCTGACAGAGGATTTCATCCGCATGAACGGCAGCAGCCTCCTGGTGGAGATGAAGCCAGCCAATTACCGTGTAACTATGACCATTGGTGATGCACTGGAAGCGACCAATGCTGCTGTAGTTGTAGAACAAATGACCAAAGTTCCGGTTACAACCGTCGCCAAAGGCCAGTTCACCGAAGTGTCTTATGACATTGCCCTGATTGACGGTGTCTTTGACTTTACGTTCTCCGGCAATACACCGAAGATCAATGCGCTTAAGATCGAGCGCCTGCCGGAGATTGGCGTAGCTGACCAGCCAACCCTGTATCTGGCAAGCGATTCTACGGTAGCCAATTACGCAGAAAGCTATCGCCCGCAGGCCGGATGGGGCGAGACACTGGGCGGTTATTTCGATCTGGATCAGATTCGAATTGATAACCGTGCAGTCAGCGGTTTAAGCAGCAAAACCTTCCTGGTTGGCGGATATCTTAATGACATCCTGCTGGGCATTCATGAAGGGGATTATCTGTTCATGCAGTGGTCGCATAATGATTCCACACCGTCCCGGCCGGAACGTTATCTTACACCGGAGCAGTTCAAGGTGTATCTGAAAGATTACATTAACGGCACTGTGCAGAGAGGCGCAATTCCGGTGCTGGTCACGCCGGTGAACCGGCGCGATTTCACCGGAGAAGTATTGAACAAGAGCTTCCCGGAATATGTGCAGGCGATGAAAGAAACGGCACAGGAAACTGGAGCCCTGCTGATCGATCTGAATCAAGTCAGCTGGGAATATTTCCAGGAGCTTGGGCCGGAAGGCACCAAATCCATATTTATGTGGGTAGGTACAACTGAGGACAATACACATCTCCAGATGAACGGTGCGGTTAAGGTATCCGGAATGGTTGCTAAGCTTGTACAGAAGCTGAATATTCCGCTCTCTGCCTTAGTTACAATTGAAGGTGAGCCTTCGGATGAGACCGCGCCGCATACAAGCGCGGCAGTGGAAGGATCATCACAGAACGGGTGGTATACTTCAGCGGTTGAAGTAACGTTTACCGCAACGGATGAAGATTCCGGCGTTGATGCAACCTACTACCAAGTCGACAGCGGTGAGATTCAGACCGGTACGAAGCTGACGTTAAGTGATGAGGGCAAGCACACTGTGACTTACTGGAGTGTTGACCTGGACGGCAATAAGGAGACAGAACAGACGCTTAAGGTGCCGGTTGACCTCGCACCTCCGGCCATCGAAATTCAGGGGCAGCCGGAATACACGATTGACCAGCAGATAGAGATTACCTACACAGCATTTGATACGGTGTCCGGCGTAGCGGAGCCAAGCGGAGTGCTGCTGAATGCTCCAGCTTATACGCTGGAGCCCGGACTGCATGAAGTAACCGCTACGGTCTCCGACTTAGCAGGCAGGGAAACTAGCGTAGACTTCAGCTTCGGTGTCACCGCTACCTTTGCAAGTCTGGCTGAACTGACACGTGCCTTCGCAGCAGAATCAGAAGATCCCGGCGCAGGGGCACTTGCCGAACAGCTGGGCGGCAAGCTGCAACAGGCAGAACAAGCAGCGGGTGCGCATGAAGGTGCGAAGGCACGCCAGCTGCTCGCAGCCTATGGCAATGATGTCAATGCCGGCAGGAATACGGTATTTACAGCGGAACAGGCAGATGTGCTGAGTACGTGGGCAGCATGGATCAGCCAAGGCACACCACTTGCGAACAGTGCCCCCGGCACTCCTGTATTGTCCGACAATAACGGACATGATACAGGGCTGAGAGACGGAGATTACACCATCACAATGAATCTCTGGTGGGGCAATAACGGCACCAAATTTAAGCTGTATGAGAACGGTGAGTTGATCAAAGAAGTGTCTCTGGCAGACCAGTCACCGTCCGCCCAGTCCGTACAGATCGACATTGCCGGCAAGCGGAATGGTACCTATATCTATACCGGTGAACTGACTAATTCACTCGGTACAACGAAAAGCACACCGCTGAGTGTGACTGTTACAGATGCCTCTCCTGGCCAAGCGGTATTATCTAACGACAACTGGGACGGAGACGGCAGCTATAATGTAAGTATGAATCTGTGGTGGGGAACGAATGCTACCGGATATGAGCTCTATGAGAATGGAGTGCTGGTAGATTCCCAAGCCTTGCAGGCACATACACCAGGTGCACAATCGGCAGTCACTGCAATCTCCGGGAAAACGCCTGGAACCTATGAATATGAGGTTGTGTTACGCAACCCGGCGGGAGAAACCAGAACGCCGAAGATGATTGTCACAGTGCGGAAGTAG
- a CDS encoding BNR-4 repeat-containing protein, whose protein sequence is MNKIKKWKLGLVMAAVLMLMLPAGTGSAAPVLEEVPFPMDSSNQAGWWSPLATYGLGYEYAYMAYNAPGTIAGKHTVAIARRDNDGIWSKLPLMNGTVPAEYLDDLGHNQPSMARDGSGRFHVFASMHSNPWQYFRSDTVGGIPQNHSDELPLGMTVTYPVLTTAPNGDLYLMVRIDKDPAGKREAVLFRWNNAESVWTQVKVIAAHLNRSVYPDDLVFDANGDLHILFEWAYFAASPLRHQLSYLKYSPSTGIFSKADGTTVSAPVSLTTADIVQPLAPGEAYVQSGSDPGGPGVQSAKMTLDTLGRPVIAYRYREESATSFSVKLATYGTGGWTLQTVYNAAPTTAAIDVTWAGNAARIYYVKSSGSDRAFMAVNTGGGWTETSLAPGIPVERLAVDRSPKGIDILYLVDVTNLKLYYGRNN, encoded by the coding sequence ATGAACAAGATCAAAAAATGGAAGCTCGGACTCGTTATGGCGGCGGTGCTGATGCTGATGCTGCCGGCGGGAACAGGAAGTGCAGCCCCTGTGCTGGAAGAGGTGCCATTTCCGATGGATTCCAGCAACCAGGCCGGATGGTGGTCTCCCCTTGCCACGTATGGACTTGGTTATGAGTATGCGTATATGGCCTATAATGCACCGGGAACTATTGCCGGTAAACACACGGTAGCGATAGCCAGACGGGATAACGACGGGATTTGGAGTAAGCTGCCGCTCATGAACGGCACCGTGCCGGCAGAATATCTCGACGATCTCGGGCATAATCAGCCCTCGATGGCCAGAGACGGGAGCGGCCGCTTTCACGTATTTGCCTCCATGCACAGCAATCCATGGCAGTACTTCCGCTCGGATACGGTAGGCGGGATTCCGCAGAATCACTCCGATGAACTGCCCCTAGGCATGACAGTAACCTACCCGGTATTGACGACAGCCCCTAACGGGGATTTGTATCTGATGGTACGTATAGATAAAGATCCGGCAGGCAAAAGAGAGGCCGTTCTGTTCCGCTGGAATAATGCCGAATCGGTATGGACCCAGGTGAAGGTGATTGCAGCACATCTTAACCGGTCTGTATACCCTGACGATCTGGTCTTTGATGCCAACGGAGATCTTCATATCTTGTTCGAGTGGGCGTATTTCGCCGCCAGCCCCTTGCGCCACCAGTTGTCTTATCTGAAATATAGTCCTTCCACGGGAATATTCTCCAAAGCGGACGGAACAACAGTTTCAGCGCCTGTCTCACTGACAACAGCGGATATTGTGCAGCCTCTGGCTCCAGGGGAAGCCTATGTACAGAGCGGCAGTGATCCCGGCGGACCGGGCGTTCAGAGCGCCAAGATGACGCTCGATACTCTTGGCCGTCCGGTTATTGCTTACCGCTATCGTGAAGAAAGCGCCACGAGCTTCTCGGTCAAGCTGGCCACGTATGGCACAGGAGGCTGGACGCTGCAAACGGTCTATAATGCAGCTCCGACTACGGCTGCGATTGATGTGACTTGGGCAGGCAATGCCGCAAGAATCTATTACGTGAAAAGCAGCGGAAGCGACCGTGCGTTCATGGCCGTAAATACGGGCGGAGGCTGGACCGAAACATCGCTTGCGCCGGGCATTCCGGTCGAGCGGCTGGCGGTGGACCGCAGTCCTAAAGGCATTGATATCCTGTATCTGGTGGACGTGACGAATCTGAAGCTCTACTACGGGCGTAACAATTAG